The nucleotide window ttagaGTACAGGTCTTTTATCATATAAACCAATATTTGATCCCAATAATTTTGATTTCCCTAGAGATCAACACTTCTAACGAATGACATTAGAATGGAACTAAATCCTATCTCAAACGTACCTGTAGATGTTATTGATCCACATACGACCAGCTATTTAAAGCTACGAGGTATTATCTGCTTTAGTTTTCATTGGCCttaaggttttgttttgaaaagaCGTCTTATGAAAGGAAGGAAGACAATGAGTCCACATTGACCTTAGACTTGTTTGGCATCAACACAAGGTTGAGGGGCTTGGAGAAAGCATCTGACATCACCCCCACATACAACACCACTGTTGATATTGTCTTCATCCCCACATAGCAGCCACTTAAAGCCGGACCTCACGGTTTTTCCCTTAAGAGGCGTTTTATGAGGAAGATGgagacaataaatttatattgacaCAAAAAACCCTTAGCTCTTATTCGGTGAGAAATTTTTTGCATCAACAATGACAGAAAAATTTGGAGATGGAAACGCGTGATTGAAAATATGTTAGATGAAGGTATGAAAGCTACAATATaacaatttacaataatattgttcacaatgtacaaaattttataaataaaaagatggCATATTAGACAATGTGCAACATTTTCATCCTCTACAAATGTTTCACCTTCTGAGAAAGTTCAACTTTCCAATCAAATATGCAAAAAGAGAAGCATAAATTAGAGGAAATACAAGAAGAACAATACCGGTCACATATAAGCGATCATGGTGAAAACCGAAATAATCTTTGATGAAAGAAGATACACTTATTGGTTCTCCAAACACCGTAATTTCTTTGTCGATATCTCCATATTGTGAAGTGATCATACCGTTTAGTGTCCAGGAAGTAGGGATTAAATAATACAACCAAACCCACCAGTTTGGAA belongs to Mangifera indica cultivar Alphonso chromosome 2, CATAS_Mindica_2.1, whole genome shotgun sequence and includes:
- the LOC123197320 gene encoding pleiotropic drug resistance protein 3-like, whose product is MMGFYSSAYKIFWYLYAMFMTMLYYNYLGMLLVALTPNELVASILSSVFYTLYNLFSGFIMPQPQIPNWWVWLYYLIPTSWTLNGMITSQYGDIDKEITVFGEPISVSSFIKDYFGFHHDRLYVTGIVLLVFPLIYASLFAYLIGKLNFLRR